One Punica granatum isolate Tunisia-2019 chromosome 3, ASM765513v2, whole genome shotgun sequence genomic window carries:
- the LOC116200489 gene encoding pollen-specific leucine-rich repeat extensin-like protein 1: protein MTHAPPPPTPAGAPPAHLGEIPPPAPTPEAQAPSTSTDGATRIIALKGDITTLKGTVNQMATDMAELMALLRAPNRTSSNSTPPPGYGPTVDPNPWVPPTHASKGNEAPAMHAPAGHLANVPLPSVTLSADILPPPSDPTMVALPPMSIPVPVLVYAAPPPMVFPAPSPHAPVHTSEPLLFQAPQPHISFSYSTLPPINIPIPKPGTPSQAVPIAPPIKFFPETETEQEQRLKKMEENIRTLQSGGSRLDAGDGDWSLFPGMQLPPKI, encoded by the coding sequence ATGACTCATGCACCGCCACCACCAACCCCTGCAGGCGCACCCCCGGCACACTTGGGCGAAATTCCGCCACCAGCCCCAACGCCGGAGGCCCAAGCGCCATCCACCTCTACTGATGGTGCGACCCGCATCATCGCACTGAAAGGCGACATTACTACACTGAAGGGCACGGTCAATCAGATGGCCACCGACatggccgagctcatggcTTTGCTCAGAGCTCCAAACCGCACCTCCTCGAACTCTACTCCGCCTCCGGGGTACGGGCCAACGGTCGACCCAAACCCCTGGGTCCCACCGACCCATGCTTCGAAAGGTAATGAAGCGCCCGCAATGCACGCGCCAGCGGGCCATCTGGCCAACGTCCCTCTGCCATCAGTGACTCTCTCGGCGGACATTCTTCCTCCACCGTCAGACCCAACCATGGTTGCACTGCCGCCGATGTCCATACCGGTTCCGGTCCTTGTTTACGCAGCTCCTCCGCCGATGGTCTTCCCGGCACCAAGCCCTCATGCTCCTGTTCACACATCTGAGCCTCTCCtattccaagctccacaaccccatatAAGCTTTTCTTATTCAACTCTACCTCCTATAAATATTCCCATCCCTAAACCGGGCACGCCATCCCAGGCTGTCCCCATAGCTCCACCGATAAAATTTTTCCCCGAAACGGAGACCGAGCAGGAACAGAGATTaaagaagatggaagagaaCATCAGAACCCTACAATCAGGCGGCTCCCGCCTCGATGCCGGTGATGGTGATTGGAGTCTTTTTCCGGGTATGCAGCTACCCCCTAAGATTTAG